A window of Cryptomeria japonica chromosome 3, Sugi_1.0, whole genome shotgun sequence contains these coding sequences:
- the LOC131059762 gene encoding protein DETOXIFICATION 31: MDEESVSMPLIHINGDEEFVGDLPAIEGWRGLLKASCNESKKLWYLAGPAIFTSLCRYSLGIITQAFAGHIGTLELAAVSIENSVIAGFSQGILLGMASALETLCGQAFGAKQVGMLGVYLQRSWVILTTTALLLSMVYVWSAPILKLIGQDDDIADLAGQFAIWMIPQLFAYALVFPLSKFLQAQSKVLIMAMIAGGALVVHVLFSWLIIFKWGCGLWGAALMLNISWWIIVLSQLAFVLSGRFKEAWGGFTWAAFHNLGAFIRLSLASGVMLCFELWYLNIIILLAGYLKNPSISVDAISICMNFIGWETMISLGFNIAISVRVSNELGAGHPRAAKFAVINVLGTVFIIGAILMAAILIARNEFPMAFTNSEEVRKAASSLATILAITMLLNSIQPVLGGVAIGAGWQALVAYINLACYYIFGVPLGCLLGYYFDFGLKGIWGGMVCGTTLQTITLCIITLRTKWRKEASQAVERIKVWGGRN, encoded by the exons ATGGACGAGGAGAGTGTAAGCATGCCTTTGATACACATCAATGGCGATGAGGAGTTTGTTGGGGATCTTCCAGCCATTGAAGGATGGAGAGGTCTGCTCAAAGCAAGCTGCAATGAATCAAAGAAGCTATGGTACCTGGCAGGTCCTGCTATTTTCACCTCACTCTGTCGATACTCACTCGGAATCATCACACAGGCATTCGCTGGTCATATTGGCACTCTTGAATTAGCCGCTGTTTCCATCGAAAACTCTGTAATCGCTGGCTTCTCACAGGGCATACTG TTAGGAATGGCCAGCGCGCTTGAGACTCTGTGTGGGCAGGCCTTTGGAGCCAAACAAGTTGGGATGCTCGGAGTTTATCTGCAGCGCTCTTGGGTTATATTAACCACAACTGCCCTGCTTCTGAGCATGGTTTATGTGTGGTCTGCTCCAATTCTGAAACTCATCGGCCAAGATGATGATATTGCAGATCTGGCAGGGCAGTTCGCGATATGGATGATCCCCCAGTTATTCGCTTACGCCTTGGTTTTCCCGCTGTCAAAGTTTTTGCAGGCGCAGAGTAAAGTGTTGATAATGGCGATGATTGCCGGTGGAGCACTGGTTGTGCATGTTTTGTTCAGCTGGTTGATTATCTTTAAATGGGGATGTGGGCTGTGGGGAGCAGCATTAATGCTCAATATCTCGTGGTGGATCATCGTTTTATCACAGCTGGCTTTCGTACTTAGCGGCAGGTTCAAGGAGGCATGGGGAGGTTTCACCTGGGCTGCTTTTCACAACCTAGGGGCTTTCATTCGACTTTCCTTGGCATCTGGTGTAATGTTGTG TTTTGAACTCTGGTATCTCAACATTATAATACTCTTGGCGGGCTATCTTAAAAATCCAAGCATTTCAGTAGATGCCATTTCTATATG TATGAATTTTATTGGATGGGAGACGATGATATCCTTGGGATTCAATATTGCCATCAG TGTAAGAGTTTCAAATGAATTGGGAGCTGGGCATCCAAGAGCTGCAAAATTTGCAGTGATTAATGTTCTGGGAACAGTGTTTATAATAGGAGCCATTCTTATGGCTGCAATCCTCATTGCTAGGAATGAATTTCCCATGGCATTTACTAACAGTGAGGAAGTGAGGAAAGCAGCTTCAAGCCTTGCAACTATTCTTGCTATTACTATGCTTTTGAATAGCATTCAACCTGTTTTGGGGG GTGTAGCAATCGGGGCAGGCTGGCAAGCTCTAGTAGCATATATTAActtagcatgttattatatttttggaGTTCCCCTTGGCTGTTTGTTGGGTTATTATTTTGATTTTGGACTGAAG GGAATTTGGGGTGGTATGGTTTGTGGAACTACCTTGCAAACAATTACTCTATGCATTATTACATTGAGAACCAAATGGAGAAAAGAA GCTTCTCAAGCTGTAGAGAGGATTAAAGTGTGGGGAGGGCGCAATTAA